The genomic interval TAGGCAATGGTTTTAGAAACAGCGGTACTCATGGTTAAAACTCCACTTCAAGTTCTTCAATATCGTCAGGCTCTGCAGTTGCGGCTGCCATCCACTCCTTCATCTCGGGCATCGACAAAATGTGTTGGCAGTACTTTTCGCACACGGGGTCGAGCGCAATGCCATAGGTGATGAAGCGCGTCACCACCGGTGCAAACATGCAGTCGGCCAGTGTGGGTTGCTTGCCAAATAAGTACGGACCTTTGTAAGTAGACAGGCAGTCGCGCCAAATGTAGAGCACGCGGTCAATGTCGAGCTGTGCTTTAGACCACACTTTGAATTTGCTGAATTTGGCTTTGATGTTCATGGGCAGCGAGGCACGCAGGGCTGAAAAGCCCGAATGCATTTCGCCGCAAATGGACCGGCAATGTGCACGGTGCACCGCGTTGGTGGGCAGTAGGTTTGCTTTTGGTGCGATTTCGTTGAGGTACTCGCCAATCGCCAGCGTGTCCCACACGCGCGCGCTGCCGTGGTTGAGGCAAGGTACAAGAATGGAAGGGGAGAGCAGCAACAGCTCGGCACGTGCGTCCACGTTGTCGGTGGACACGGGTGTTTCCTCGAAGGGAATGCCCGAAAGCTTGACCATGAGCCAGCCTCGCAATGACCAAGACGAGTAATTCTTGCTGCTGAGTGTGAGCGTGGTTTTGGCCATGGTTGCCTTCTGGTGCATCTGTGTGCGGTGCAACTCACATTGCAAGAGATATGCCATCCCGTGGCACGCGTCTTGCACTTCTCATTGCATCAAGACAACGCTGCAAGGCGTGGAGACGCTGCGATGATTTATCACAACTACCAA from Limnohabitans curvus carries:
- a CDS encoding glutathione S-transferase family protein gives rise to the protein MAKTTLTLSSKNYSSWSLRGWLMVKLSGIPFEETPVSTDNVDARAELLLLSPSILVPCLNHGSARVWDTLAIGEYLNEIAPKANLLPTNAVHRAHCRSICGEMHSGFSALRASLPMNIKAKFSKFKVWSKAQLDIDRVLYIWRDCLSTYKGPYLFGKQPTLADCMFAPVVTRFITYGIALDPVCEKYCQHILSMPEMKEWMAAATAEPDDIEELEVEF